In Desulfobulbus oralis, one DNA window encodes the following:
- a CDS encoding sigma-54-dependent Fis family transcriptional regulator: MENADSGLGNPASAVGQVVQHLAGVIGDQMDRNAFFQVLTEQLRTFFHYDRCCINLYDAEREFLNLFTAADGTVVESLANTRVARNTVAGLAIASKKPVLINDLAAQNLGDGPMPLSSVGLNATIALPLIINREVIATLHVSFVRQPGNVVEILRFLIGLCPVVTTFLYAVLADERDNKSRATLAPNDAELASRLLKTPSMSRVMGIANQVAKLNIPVLITGETGTGKSVLAHWLHRHSPRHEENFVKVNCPSIAPSLFESEMFGHARGAFTGATTKRIGRVELAQHGTLFLDEIGELAPEMQSKLLQVLEENSFERVGETTSVEVDIRLIAATNIDPELAMREGRLRPDLYYRLGSVILPMPPLRTRKNDIPLFTEYFVHQFAKQHEITPPHLAPSVLQALQGHPWPGNIRELRNVVTRILLHSLHGAVTENFVRETLRLHNPLSLEQRPMAQAGSSNIPHLAATDEALPTLAENERRLIEKALACTGGRISGPNGAAAQLGIPRGTLQHRMRKLGIRTGKDAIPSGK, encoded by the coding sequence ATGGAAAATGCAGATAGCGGATTGGGCAACCCGGCATCCGCCGTGGGACAGGTAGTGCAGCACCTGGCTGGCGTCATTGGCGACCAGATGGACAGAAACGCATTTTTTCAGGTACTGACCGAGCAGTTGCGCACCTTCTTTCATTATGACCGCTGCTGCATCAATCTCTATGACGCGGAGCGGGAATTTCTCAACCTCTTCACCGCCGCCGACGGCACGGTGGTGGAATCGCTGGCCAACACCAGGGTAGCGCGCAACACAGTGGCAGGCCTGGCTATTGCCTCAAAAAAGCCGGTGCTCATCAACGATCTGGCCGCGCAGAACCTGGGTGACGGTCCCATGCCCCTCTCCTCGGTAGGTCTGAACGCCACCATTGCCCTGCCACTCATCATCAACCGGGAAGTGATCGCCACCCTGCACGTCTCCTTTGTGCGGCAGCCCGGCAATGTAGTGGAAATTCTGCGTTTTCTCATCGGCCTCTGTCCGGTCGTCACCACGTTCCTCTATGCCGTTCTTGCCGACGAACGGGACAACAAATCCCGGGCAACCCTGGCGCCGAACGATGCCGAGCTGGCCAGCCGGCTGCTGAAAACTCCATCCATGTCCAGGGTCATGGGTATTGCCAACCAGGTCGCCAAGCTGAACATCCCCGTGCTCATTACCGGCGAGACCGGCACCGGCAAGAGCGTACTGGCCCACTGGCTGCACCGGCACAGCCCCCGGCACGAAGAAAACTTCGTCAAGGTCAACTGTCCCTCGATCGCCCCCAGCCTGTTCGAGAGCGAGATGTTCGGTCATGCCAGGGGCGCCTTCACCGGGGCCACGACCAAACGCATTGGTCGCGTTGAACTGGCCCAGCACGGCACACTTTTTCTGGACGAAATTGGGGAGCTGGCCCCGGAGATGCAGAGCAAACTCCTGCAGGTCCTTGAAGAAAATTCCTTTGAACGCGTGGGAGAGACCACCTCGGTCGAGGTGGACATCCGCCTGATTGCGGCCACCAATATTGATCCTGAACTGGCTATGAGGGAAGGCCGGCTTCGCCCTGACCTCTATTATCGTCTGGGCTCTGTGATCCTGCCCATGCCGCCCCTGCGCACACGCAAAAATGACATTCCCCTCTTCACAGAGTATTTCGTCCACCAGTTTGCCAAACAGCACGAAATCACACCGCCCCATCTTGCCCCCTCCGTGCTGCAGGCTCTCCAGGGACACCCCTGGCCTGGCAATATTCGGGAGTTGCGGAACGTGGTCACCCGGATTCTCCTGCATTCTCTGCATGGAGCCGTGACCGAAAACTTTGTGCGCGAAACCTTGCGCCTGCATAATCCCTTGTCCCTCGAACAGAGGCCCATGGCGCAGGCCGGCAGCTCGAATATCCCACACCTCGCTGCGACGGACGAGGCACTGCCCACTCTGGCGGAAAATGAACGCCGCCTGATCGAAAAGGCGCTCGCCTGCACAGGCGGCAGGATATCCGGCCCGAACGGCGCAGCGGCGCAACTGGGCATTCCACGCGGCACCCTGCAACACCGTATGCGCAAACTGGGCATCCGGACAGGAAAAGATGCCATTCCTTCCGGCAAATGA
- a CDS encoding SDR family NAD(P)-dependent oxidoreductase gives MNSITKLFDLSGRTAMVTGGNSGIGEAIARALGLAGARVILVARRAEVLAKACTDMQTAGINAQLLAADLSTPEQALACGKKALEQFRRIDILCNVAGVNLRQPFMDVRPEAFLLHMNLHLAAPFFLTQTLAPAMATRQWGRIINIASLQSYRAFARSAPYGAGKGGVVQLTRAIAQEWSSCGITCNAIGPGFFPTPLTEPVFSDPDLANKNAAQTCIGRNGQLEDLYGCAVFLASDASAYITGQTIMIDGGFTAR, from the coding sequence ATGAACAGCATTACCAAACTGTTTGATCTCTCAGGCCGGACGGCCATGGTGACCGGTGGCAATTCCGGCATCGGCGAGGCCATTGCCCGTGCCTTGGGTCTGGCCGGTGCTCGTGTCATTTTGGTGGCCCGGCGGGCTGAAGTACTGGCCAAAGCCTGTACAGACATGCAGACGGCGGGTATCAATGCCCAGTTGCTGGCCGCCGACCTCTCCACCCCGGAACAGGCGCTTGCCTGTGGCAAAAAGGCCCTTGAGCAGTTCAGGCGGATTGACATCCTGTGCAACGTGGCCGGCGTCAATCTGCGCCAGCCCTTCATGGACGTCAGGCCTGAGGCCTTTCTTCTGCACATGAACCTGCATCTGGCCGCACCCTTCTTCCTCACCCAAACCCTGGCGCCGGCCATGGCCACACGGCAGTGGGGCCGCATCATCAATATTGCCTCTCTGCAATCCTATCGTGCCTTTGCCAGGAGTGCGCCCTACGGCGCTGGCAAGGGCGGCGTGGTGCAGCTGACCCGCGCCATTGCCCAGGAATGGAGTTCCTGCGGCATTACCTGCAATGCCATCGGCCCGGGCTTTTTTCCCACGCCACTGACCGAACCGGTGTTCTCCGATCCGGACTTGGCAAACAAAAACGCGGCACAAACCTGCATCGGCCGTAATGGGCAGCTTGAGGACCTTTACGGTTGCGCGGTCTTTCTGGCCAGCGATGCATCGGCCTATATTACCGGCCAGACCATCATGATCGACGGTGGCTTTACGGCACGCTGA
- the radA gene encoding DNA repair protein RadA, with protein sequence MTQPGKTKTLFRCRQCGFESRKWLGRCPDCGAWDSLVESAATPPAARRHTGAEAQALVNGGGPAPEDSQRLVTGIAELDRVLGGGIVPGSLVLIGGDPGIGKSTLLLQFMTGVAAAYGQVLYVTGEESLSQIRMRAGRLGLAESGIAVSTETCVEAIVELAAKMRPVLLAVDSIQTVSSEEVASTPGSITQVRESAARLLALAKRENIPVFLVGHVTKDGSLAGPRVLEHMVDTVLYFEGDRGQMFRLLRTVKNRFGSTNEIGVFTMREQGLAEVANPSALFLAERPEGAAGSVVLPSMEGTRPIMVEVQALVSRSNGGSGRRTAIGVDAQRLALLTAVLEKKQGINLIDHDIFLNIAGGIRIDEPALDLGVAAALLSSYLERPIDAHTVVCGEIGLAGEVRAVGQMEQRLKEAARLGFTRFLLPVAAWRQVQEQKKRVRGMALVAIANVGELAEALFAAEQYKQIEK encoded by the coding sequence ATGACGCAGCCCGGTAAAACCAAAACCCTTTTCCGCTGCCGGCAGTGTGGCTTTGAAAGCCGGAAATGGCTGGGCCGCTGCCCGGACTGCGGCGCCTGGGACAGCCTGGTGGAAAGCGCAGCCACGCCACCTGCCGCCAGAAGGCACACCGGGGCGGAAGCGCAGGCGCTGGTGAACGGTGGGGGACCTGCGCCGGAGGACAGCCAGCGCCTTGTCACGGGCATCGCCGAGCTGGACCGGGTGCTGGGCGGCGGCATTGTGCCGGGCTCTCTGGTGTTGATCGGCGGTGATCCGGGCATTGGCAAATCCACCTTGCTGCTGCAATTCATGACAGGTGTGGCGGCCGCTTACGGTCAGGTGCTGTATGTGACGGGCGAGGAGTCGCTCAGCCAGATTCGGATGCGTGCCGGCAGACTCGGGCTTGCGGAGTCTGGCATTGCCGTTTCCACAGAAACCTGCGTGGAAGCCATTGTGGAGCTGGCTGCAAAAATGCGGCCCGTGCTGCTGGCCGTGGACTCCATTCAGACCGTGAGCAGCGAGGAGGTGGCCTCCACCCCGGGCTCCATTACCCAGGTACGGGAGAGTGCGGCGCGGCTCCTGGCCCTCGCGAAAAGGGAGAATATCCCGGTTTTTCTGGTAGGCCACGTCACCAAGGACGGCAGCCTGGCCGGACCGCGAGTGCTGGAGCATATGGTGGACACGGTCCTCTACTTTGAGGGCGACCGCGGTCAGATGTTTCGTCTCCTGCGCACCGTAAAAAACCGCTTCGGCTCCACCAATGAAATCGGCGTGTTCACCATGAGAGAGCAGGGACTCGCGGAAGTGGCAAACCCCTCCGCGCTTTTTCTGGCCGAGCGGCCGGAAGGAGCGGCCGGTTCGGTGGTGCTGCCCAGTATGGAGGGCACCCGGCCCATTATGGTGGAAGTGCAGGCCCTGGTGAGTCGCTCGAACGGCGGTTCGGGCCGGCGCACGGCCATTGGCGTGGATGCCCAGAGACTGGCGCTGTTGACCGCGGTGCTGGAGAAAAAGCAGGGCATCAACCTGATCGATCACGACATCTTTTTAAATATAGCGGGCGGCATCCGCATTGACGAACCCGCCCTGGACCTGGGCGTGGCTGCGGCCCTGCTATCCAGCTATCTGGAACGACCGATCGACGCCCATACCGTGGTTTGCGGCGAAATCGGCCTGGCCGGCGAGGTGCGCGCCGTGGGGCAAATGGAGCAGCGCCTGAAGGAAGCGGCTAGACTGGGCTTTACGCGCTTCCTGCTGCCCGTTGCCGCCTGGCGACAGGTGCAGGAACAAAAAAAGCGGGTCAGGGGCATGGCGCTCGTGGCCATCGCCAACGTGGGCGAGCTGGCGGAGGCGCTTTTTGCCGCAGAACAATACAAACAGATAGAGAAATGA
- a CDS encoding UxaA family hydrolase, translated as MTTHFVVHEPGDSVGVVVVEGIKKGDKLNGWVMDGDSTMEFETLSDIPIGHKIALKDLAVGDTVIKYGTDIGKVVQPIRRGEHLHVHNIKTKRW; from the coding sequence ATGACAACCCATTTTGTGGTGCACGAACCCGGCGACAGCGTCGGCGTTGTCGTGGTTGAGGGAATCAAAAAAGGCGACAAGCTCAATGGCTGGGTCATGGACGGCGATTCGACCATGGAGTTTGAAACCTTGAGTGACATTCCGATTGGACACAAGATTGCGCTCAAAGATCTGGCGGTGGGCGATACCGTCATCAAATACGGCACGGATATCGGCAAGGTAGTGCAGCCCATCAGGCGCGGCGAGCACCTGCACGTGCACAACATTAAAACCAAGAGATGGTAA
- a CDS encoding ABC transporter substrate-binding protein, translating into MKKSTLGMLALCLSLFCAIPQAPATDKPEVRTSAQPCLHGLPLWYADKAGWLQDAPFVNKFMLFSSGAPQTEALAADQWDIGSMGTVPTMMASIRYGYRLIGISNEEGFTNDLWVRPDSPLLQHKGVNPEYPDIYGSAEDWKGKKVLVTTISTGHYALTSTLKRLDLRDSDVNIVHMEQGQAMTAFTAGEGDILQLWAPLSYMAEVRGWKRVSSGRAAKVAVIGGIGVRKDFAEQHPDLVVAWLDLYMRAIEGMKAKPDQYVDPLLSYFNEYCGLDMKKDMVQKEFQYRPLFTVSEQIEAMENPEKLPKWLQGVAEFMLSQGRIRQKEYDRYLRENFFIDPSFMKKLAVERAKTQS; encoded by the coding sequence ATGAAAAAATCGACTCTTGGAATGCTCGCGCTGTGTCTTTCCCTGTTCTGCGCCATACCCCAGGCTCCCGCGACCGACAAACCCGAAGTACGCACCAGCGCCCAGCCCTGCCTGCACGGGCTGCCGCTCTGGTACGCCGACAAGGCTGGCTGGCTGCAGGACGCGCCCTTTGTCAACAAATTCATGCTTTTTTCCTCGGGTGCGCCGCAAACCGAAGCTCTGGCCGCCGACCAGTGGGATATTGGCTCCATGGGCACTGTGCCCACCATGATGGCCAGCATACGCTACGGTTACAGGCTTATCGGCATTTCCAATGAGGAGGGCTTTACCAACGACCTGTGGGTGCGGCCTGATTCACCGCTTTTGCAGCATAAGGGTGTCAATCCGGAATACCCGGATATTTACGGATCCGCCGAAGACTGGAAGGGCAAAAAAGTCCTTGTCACCACCATTTCCACAGGCCATTACGCCCTGACCTCGACCCTGAAACGTCTGGATCTCAGGGACAGCGATGTTAACATCGTGCACATGGAGCAGGGCCAGGCCATGACCGCCTTCACTGCCGGCGAGGGCGACATTCTGCAGCTCTGGGCGCCCTTGAGCTACATGGCCGAGGTCAGGGGCTGGAAACGCGTTTCTTCCGGCAGGGCCGCAAAGGTGGCCGTAATCGGCGGCATTGGCGTGCGCAAGGATTTTGCGGAGCAGCACCCCGATCTGGTGGTTGCCTGGCTGGATCTGTACATGCGTGCGATTGAGGGCATGAAGGCCAAGCCGGACCAGTATGTCGATCCGCTGCTCTCTTATTTCAACGAATACTGCGGCTTAGACATGAAGAAGGACATGGTGCAGAAGGAGTTTCAGTATCGTCCGCTGTTCACGGTTTCCGAGCAGATCGAGGCTATGGAAAACCCGGAAAAGCTGCCCAAATGGCTGCAGGGCGTGGCTGAATTCATGCTCTCCCAAGGCCGTATCCGGCAAAAGGAGTACGACCGTTACCTTAGGGAGAACTTCTTTATTGATCCGTCCTTTATGAAAAAACTGGCTGTAGAGCGGGCCAAAACGCAATCATAA
- a CDS encoding UxaA family hydrolase, whose protein sequence is MNNTFMGYRRDNGRVGIRNHVIILPLDDLSNAACEAVANNVKGALALPHAYGRLQFGEDLELHFRTMIGTGCNPNVAAAVVIGIEPQWTQRIVDGIAKTGKPVAGFAIEQHGDLETICAASRKAKEFVHYATELQRCECGVHELWVSTKCGESDTTSGIAANPTVGNAFDKLWEAGATTLFGETTEITGGEHLVMARCVDENVRTQFKAFFDRYAKVVDDHKTNDLCDSQPTKGNIEGGLSTIEEKALGNVQKIGRKAPIIGCLDKAEVPTGPGLWFMDSSSAAAEMVTLCAASGFVAHFFPTGQGNIIGNPILPVIKLSANPRTVRTMSEHIDVDVSGILRREINLDQAGDKLLAMLFRTCNGRNTCAEVLGHREFIMTKLYESA, encoded by the coding sequence ATGAACAATACATTTATGGGCTATCGGCGCGATAACGGTCGTGTCGGCATTCGCAACCATGTGATCATCCTGCCTTTGGACGATCTTTCCAATGCCGCCTGCGAAGCGGTGGCCAACAATGTGAAGGGGGCCCTGGCCCTGCCGCATGCCTACGGTCGCCTGCAGTTCGGCGAAGATCTGGAACTGCACTTCCGCACCATGATCGGCACGGGCTGCAACCCCAATGTAGCGGCTGCTGTGGTTATCGGCATCGAGCCGCAGTGGACCCAGCGCATTGTGGACGGCATAGCCAAAACCGGCAAGCCGGTGGCTGGCTTTGCCATCGAGCAGCACGGTGATCTGGAGACCATTTGTGCAGCCTCCCGCAAAGCCAAGGAGTTCGTGCACTACGCCACCGAACTGCAGCGCTGCGAATGCGGGGTGCACGAACTCTGGGTTTCCACCAAATGCGGCGAGTCCGACACCACCTCGGGCATTGCTGCCAATCCCACCGTGGGCAATGCCTTTGACAAGCTGTGGGAGGCCGGCGCCACCACACTCTTTGGCGAGACGACGGAGATTACCGGCGGCGAGCATCTGGTCATGGCCCGCTGTGTGGACGAAAATGTTCGTACCCAGTTCAAGGCCTTTTTCGACCGCTATGCCAAGGTGGTGGATGATCATAAGACCAATGACCTTTGCGATTCCCAACCGACCAAGGGCAATATCGAAGGCGGGCTGAGCACCATTGAGGAAAAGGCGCTGGGCAATGTTCAGAAGATCGGTCGCAAAGCCCCGATCATCGGCTGTCTGGACAAGGCTGAAGTGCCCACGGGTCCTGGTTTGTGGTTCATGGACTCTTCATCGGCTGCCGCCGAAATGGTGACTTTGTGTGCCGCTTCCGGCTTTGTGGCACACTTTTTCCCCACCGGTCAGGGCAACATCATTGGCAACCCCATTCTGCCGGTCATCAAACTCTCCGCCAACCCGCGCACCGTGCGCACCATGAGCGAGCACATCGACGTGGACGTTTCCGGCATCCTGCGCAGGGAAATTAACCTGGATCAGGCAGGCGACAAGCTCCTGGCAATGCTTTTCCGCACCTGCAACGGCCGCAACACCTGTGCGGAAGTTCTGGGGCATCGTGAGTTTATCATGACCAAACTGTACGAAAGCGCCTGA
- a CDS encoding alcohol dehydrogenase catalytic domain-containing protein, which yields MKALVYKKPELMALEDYPDPVLASGEVIIKIESSGICGSDMHAYFGHDPRRMPGLVMGHEVSGVIHQSASPLYKPGKKVTVDPLITCGFCSYCRTGRDNLCENRTMIGMNRPGAYAEYMAIPAASVVPIPEDMPHRVAVLTEPAATVVHALSISEARMHRPVQEQQVLVIGGGAIGMLMALLLTSRGVRHVDLAETNALRRVSAAEHLPARIIDPVDTPPAESSYNFVVDAVGRKVTRDMAIQALKPNGVLMHMGLQDWSSEVDMRKITLAELIVLGTYTYSYADIQATVQALHDQVFGDLGWVEYQPLADGPGAFAMLARHKIRAAKIVLQP from the coding sequence ATGAAAGCACTGGTTTACAAAAAACCGGAACTGATGGCTCTGGAGGACTATCCCGATCCCGTGCTCGCCAGCGGAGAAGTCATCATCAAAATTGAATCATCCGGCATCTGCGGTTCGGACATGCATGCGTACTTTGGCCATGACCCGCGGCGCATGCCCGGTTTGGTCATGGGACACGAAGTCTCGGGAGTCATCCACCAAAGCGCTTCGCCACTGTACAAACCCGGCAAAAAAGTGACCGTCGACCCGCTGATCACCTGCGGCTTCTGCTCCTACTGCCGCACCGGGCGCGACAATCTCTGCGAAAACCGCACAATGATTGGGATGAACCGACCCGGCGCCTATGCCGAATACATGGCGATCCCGGCCGCCTCGGTGGTGCCCATTCCCGAAGACATGCCGCACAGGGTGGCGGTGCTGACCGAGCCGGCCGCAACGGTCGTCCATGCCCTCAGCATCTCGGAAGCCCGCATGCACCGTCCGGTACAGGAACAGCAGGTTCTGGTCATTGGTGGCGGTGCCATTGGCATGCTGATGGCTCTTCTCCTGACCTCGCGTGGCGTCCGCCACGTGGATCTGGCAGAAACCAACGCTCTGCGCCGGGTCTCTGCCGCCGAGCATCTGCCGGCCCGTATTATAGATCCCGTGGACACGCCCCCTGCGGAATCCTCCTACAACTTTGTGGTCGATGCGGTGGGTCGCAAGGTCACGCGCGACATGGCCATCCAGGCGCTCAAGCCAAACGGGGTGCTGATGCACATGGGTCTGCAGGACTGGAGCAGCGAAGTGGACATGCGCAAGATCACCCTGGCCGAGCTGATCGTGCTGGGCACCTACACCTACAGCTATGCGGACATACAGGCCACGGTCCAAGCCCTGCACGATCAGGTCTTTGGCGATCTCGGCTGGGTTGAGTATCAGCCCCTGGCCGATGGCCCCGGGGCCTTCGCGATGCTGGCCCGGCACAAGATCAGGGCGGCAAAAATAGTGCTGCAACCCTGA
- the hisD gene encoding histidinol dehydrogenase, whose amino-acid sequence MAVTYLKRASKTPETESATAQHVVNEMLAEILQHGEEAVRSYALKLDKWSGAIIMTEAEIRRTIEKVPAGVKKDIDFGVKQVHDFALAQKDSIKDFSVELYPGVTAGQRVIPVNVVGCYAPAGRYAHIASAYMTVATAKAAGVKSIVACSSPFRGGGMHPYLLYAFRAAGADIIMTLGGVQAIASMAYGLFTGREADVLVGPGNKFVAEAKRVLFGKVGIDVFAGPSEILVLADETADPEIVACDLVGQGEHGVESPVWLITTSRPLADKVMRRVPELIDKLPPLAKEAASGGWRDYGEVILCDTREEAAAKSDEYAPEHLEVQAADLDWWLEKLTAYGSLFLGEESTVAYGDKCSGPNHVLPTRRAAKYSGGLSVHKFVKTLTWQRMTKDAAVHIGGVAARISRLEGMEAHARTADARLAKYAPGQSFDLGTPVKE is encoded by the coding sequence ATGGCTGTCACCTATTTGAAAAGGGCGAGTAAAACGCCGGAAACGGAAAGCGCCACAGCTCAGCATGTGGTCAATGAAATGCTGGCTGAAATTCTTCAGCACGGCGAAGAGGCTGTGCGCAGCTATGCTCTGAAGCTGGACAAGTGGTCTGGTGCTATCATCATGACCGAAGCGGAAATCCGAAGAACCATCGAGAAGGTGCCTGCCGGCGTCAAAAAGGACATCGATTTTGGGGTGAAACAGGTGCATGATTTTGCCCTGGCGCAAAAAGATTCCATAAAAGATTTCAGCGTCGAACTGTACCCCGGTGTCACCGCGGGGCAGCGTGTCATCCCGGTCAATGTGGTCGGCTGCTACGCTCCCGCCGGCCGCTATGCGCACATCGCCTCGGCCTACATGACCGTGGCCACGGCCAAGGCAGCCGGCGTGAAGAGCATTGTCGCCTGCTCCAGCCCCTTCCGGGGCGGGGGCATGCATCCCTATCTCCTGTATGCCTTCAGAGCTGCCGGCGCGGACATCATCATGACCTTGGGCGGCGTGCAAGCCATTGCCAGCATGGCCTACGGCCTGTTCACCGGCAGGGAAGCCGACGTGCTGGTTGGACCTGGCAACAAGTTCGTGGCCGAAGCCAAGCGCGTCCTGTTCGGCAAGGTGGGCATAGACGTCTTTGCCGGGCCTTCGGAAATCCTTGTACTGGCCGACGAAACCGCTGATCCGGAAATCGTGGCCTGCGATCTGGTCGGCCAGGGCGAGCACGGCGTGGAAAGCCCGGTTTGGCTGATCACCACCAGCCGACCTCTGGCTGACAAGGTGATGCGGCGCGTGCCCGAACTCATCGACAAACTGCCGCCTCTGGCCAAGGAGGCGGCAAGCGGGGGCTGGCGTGACTATGGCGAAGTCATCCTGTGCGACACCCGCGAAGAGGCGGCGGCCAAATCGGACGAATACGCGCCCGAGCATCTGGAAGTGCAAGCTGCGGATCTGGACTGGTGGCTGGAAAAGCTCACGGCCTACGGATCGCTCTTTCTGGGCGAGGAAAGCACCGTGGCCTACGGCGACAAGTGCAGCGGCCCGAACCACGTGCTGCCCACCAGACGCGCGGCCAAGTACTCTGGCGGCCTGTCGGTGCACAAGTTCGTCAAGACCCTGACCTGGCAGCGGATGACGAAAGATGCGGCCGTGCACATCGGCGGCGTCGCGGCGCGCATCTCCCGGCTGGAAGGCATGGAGGCCCACGCCCGCACCGCGGACGCGCGCCTGGCCAAATACGCCCCGGGCCAGAGTTTCGACCTGGGCACTCCAGTCAAGGAATAG
- a CDS encoding phosphoenolpyruvate carboxykinase (GTP), whose translation MLKYKEGVDILSDLGGVKTIAQAQEIFRQKLNPEHQKRLAAITCEEALLRVANAIALCDPDNVFIHTGSDEDMATVRKLSLEKGEEKELAIKGHTYHFDLPEDQGRIVAQTFYIVNEDEGLSSLAKKEPRQESHNYMKQYMRGIMRGKTMFVGFYIRGPVGAHSAIPAIEMSSSTYVMHSAGLLYRNCYTDFNKEVARRGEFFTNLHAEGSNRSEDMPKARIYMDRSWQTTYSSYCTYAGNTLMMKKGNHRFATDCALYKFPGKELSEHMFITGINGPGGRITFCAGAAPSGCGKTTTAMAGDRFVGDDLAQMWIAEDGTLRAVNPEVGIFGILKDVNREGDPYLIKCLREEGTEVIFSNVLIDENKKPRWEGDGEEIPAWGNNYQGQWTKDMQDVPMSHPNSRCTLKAEAIENHDKARNSDPKGVQIKVITYSGRDSNTMPPIWVARSMDAGVAIGASIVSKATATEMGATGVKRQPWANAPFVAPPLPEYLQAQFNFYNSDALKEKPVMAGLNYFLTHEARGGSGKGLLGEKRDVHVWLGWLELYANGDVQALETPIGMIPKYEDLKKLFRERIDKEYPESLYTMQFSLYIDNIVDRIDMQTEAWKQEENASERLFRVYAEQKEGLLALKKSMGNVVKPQYFVK comes from the coding sequence ATGCTGAAGTACAAAGAAGGAGTGGACATTCTCTCGGATCTGGGCGGCGTTAAAACTATCGCCCAGGCCCAGGAAATCTTCAGGCAGAAGCTCAATCCGGAGCATCAGAAAAGGCTGGCCGCCATCACCTGCGAAGAGGCGCTTTTGCGGGTGGCCAATGCCATCGCCCTCTGCGACCCGGACAATGTTTTCATTCACACCGGCAGCGACGAGGATATGGCCACTGTGCGCAAACTCAGTCTGGAAAAGGGCGAGGAAAAGGAGCTGGCCATCAAGGGGCATACCTATCATTTTGACCTGCCTGAGGATCAGGGCCGTATCGTGGCCCAGACCTTCTACATCGTCAACGAAGACGAAGGACTGTCTTCACTGGCCAAAAAAGAACCACGCCAGGAATCCCATAACTACATGAAGCAGTACATGCGCGGCATTATGCGCGGCAAAACCATGTTTGTGGGCTTCTACATCCGCGGGCCGGTAGGAGCGCACTCCGCCATCCCGGCCATCGAGATGTCCAGCTCCACCTATGTCATGCACTCCGCCGGCCTGCTCTACCGCAACTGCTACACCGACTTCAACAAGGAGGTCGCCCGCCGCGGCGAGTTCTTCACCAACCTGCACGCCGAAGGCAGCAACCGCTCGGAAGACATGCCCAAGGCCCGCATCTATATGGACCGGAGCTGGCAGACCACCTATTCCAGCTACTGCACCTATGCCGGCAATACCCTGATGATGAAGAAGGGCAATCACCGCTTTGCCACCGACTGTGCCCTCTACAAGTTCCCGGGCAAGGAACTCTCCGAGCACATGTTCATCACCGGCATCAATGGCCCCGGCGGCCGCATCACCTTCTGCGCCGGCGCGGCGCCATCCGGCTGCGGCAAAACCACGACCGCCATGGCCGGCGACCGCTTTGTGGGCGACGATCTGGCCCAAATGTGGATCGCGGAAGACGGCACGCTCCGCGCCGTGAACCCGGAAGTCGGCATTTTCGGCATTCTGAAGGACGTGAACAGGGAAGGCGATCCCTACCTCATCAAGTGCCTGCGGGAAGAAGGCACGGAAGTCATCTTCTCCAATGTCCTGATTGACGAGAACAAAAAGCCGCGCTGGGAAGGCGACGGCGAGGAAATCCCGGCCTGGGGCAACAACTATCAGGGCCAGTGGACCAAAGACATGCAGGATGTGCCCATGTCCCATCCGAATTCCCGCTGCACCCTGAAAGCCGAGGCCATCGAAAACCACGACAAGGCGCGCAACTCCGATCCCAAAGGGGTACAGATCAAGGTCATCACCTACTCCGGCCGCGACAGCAACACCATGCCGCCCATCTGGGTTGCCAGGAGCATGGATGCGGGCGTAGCCATCGGCGCGTCCATCGTGTCCAAGGCCACGGCCACGGAAATGGGCGCCACCGGCGTCAAGCGCCAGCCCTGGGCCAACGCGCCTTTTGTCGCACCGCCGCTGCCCGAGTATCTGCAGGCCCAGTTCAATTTCTACAATTCAGACGCCCTGAAGGAGAAACCGGTCATGGCTGGTCTGAACTACTTCCTGACCCATGAGGCGCGCGGCGGCAGCGGCAAGGGCCTTTTGGGCGAGAAGCGCGACGTGCACGTCTGGCTGGGCTGGCTGGAGCTGTACGCCAATGGCGATGTGCAGGCGCTGGAAACTCCGATTGGCATGATCCCGAAATACGAAGACCTGAAAAAGCTCTTCAGGGAGAGGATCGACAAGGAGTACCCGGAAAGCCTCTACACCATGCAGTTCTCCCTGTATATCGACAACATTGTTGACCGTATCGATATGCAGACCGAGGCCTGGAAGCAGGAAGAAAACGCCTCCGAACGTCTGTTCCGGGTGTATGCGGAGCAGAAAGAAGGGCTGCTCGCACTGAAAAAGAGTATGGGCAATGTGGTGAAGCCTCAGTACTTTGTGAAGTGA